A single region of the Microcella sp. genome encodes:
- a CDS encoding HepT-like ribonuclease domain-containing protein has product MNSNDRIAAVLADIARFAVTARRVVARGHERFTDPDDDDQRRIARSLVIDLSSAADRLPETFRDAHPEIDWQGIRAVRNFIAHDYDGTDEEILWQAIAVQFPQIVAALLDSDRD; this is encoded by the coding sequence GTGAACTCGAACGACCGCATCGCCGCAGTTCTCGCTGACATCGCTCGTTTCGCGGTGACGGCTCGCCGTGTCGTCGCTCGGGGCCATGAGCGCTTCACCGACCCTGACGATGATGACCAGCGCCGCATCGCTCGGTCACTCGTCATCGACCTGTCGTCTGCTGCTGACCGCCTGCCAGAGACGTTTCGTGATGCGCACCCCGAGATTGACTGGCAGGGCATTCGCGCCGTGCGCAACTTCATCGCCCATGACTACGACGGCACTGACGAAGAGATTCTCTGGCAGGCCATCGCTGTGCAGTTTCCCCAGATCGTCGCCGCGCTGCTCGACTCTGATCGCGACTAG
- a CDS encoding HNH endonuclease signature motif containing protein, giving the protein MPSPSPLEHLAAVVAELERAPLDGAALRALGDGDLLALTDLGAAARRLLDARTSLVAGELARRSRPELAHDGLAQRLGHRTVEELVRVTTGESRRDVATAVNAGRLLLSGEASADSTGDDVAGSRLDAPSFLAPAIAAVRTGDVSVAALEAMRSGLGEPNERVPATALTAACEQLVEVAQQLDVDRLHRFARSLRESLDAEAIADRERAQREARSFRLTTLPDGMTRASWLLDPESAAHVRDLVDRATSPKRRAVEFSDPSEADKAARIADDERTPEQYASDALLHLLIAGADADSSMMLGTGAPSVRVLVTARDLLTGEGSGSFEAAVGAPDGTAVALPTVQRLLCGGTQTPILLSSTGQPLDVGRSQRLFTARQRVALAARDGGCRWPGCERPPSWCEAHHIDEWLRDEGRTDVDVGVLLCRHHHLLLHDQGWRVVKATPQSGVVQSGVVQPGFDLVPPTIVDPEQRPRSLPSRSREWQRALAS; this is encoded by the coding sequence ATGCCCTCACCCAGCCCCCTCGAGCACCTCGCCGCAGTCGTGGCCGAGCTCGAACGCGCGCCGCTCGATGGCGCCGCGCTGCGGGCGTTGGGTGATGGCGATCTGCTGGCCCTGACTGATCTCGGCGCCGCCGCCCGTCGGCTGCTCGACGCGCGCACCTCCCTCGTTGCTGGCGAGTTGGCGCGCCGTTCACGACCAGAACTCGCGCACGACGGGCTGGCGCAGCGACTCGGGCATCGCACGGTCGAAGAGCTCGTGCGCGTGACCACAGGTGAGTCGCGGCGCGATGTCGCGACGGCTGTCAACGCGGGTCGCCTGTTGCTCAGCGGTGAGGCCTCTGCTGATTCGACAGGCGATGATGTCGCTGGCTCGCGACTCGACGCTCCCTCCTTTCTGGCGCCCGCGATCGCCGCCGTGCGCACGGGCGACGTGAGTGTCGCCGCACTCGAGGCGATGCGTTCCGGGCTCGGTGAGCCAAACGAGCGAGTGCCGGCAACCGCGCTGACGGCAGCCTGCGAGCAACTGGTCGAGGTGGCGCAGCAGCTCGACGTCGATCGGCTGCACCGTTTCGCGCGCAGCCTGCGCGAGTCGCTTGACGCTGAAGCGATCGCCGATCGCGAGCGTGCCCAGCGCGAAGCGCGATCGTTCCGCCTCACCACGCTGCCCGACGGCATGACCAGGGCGAGCTGGTTGCTCGACCCCGAGTCAGCGGCGCATGTGCGTGACCTCGTCGACCGCGCCACCTCGCCCAAGCGGCGAGCCGTCGAGTTTTCTGACCCCTCCGAGGCCGACAAGGCCGCACGTATCGCCGACGATGAGCGCACCCCCGAGCAGTACGCCTCTGACGCCCTCCTGCACCTGCTCATCGCCGGAGCCGACGCCGACTCGAGCATGATGCTCGGCACCGGTGCGCCGAGTGTTCGAGTGCTCGTGACGGCGCGCGATCTGCTCACGGGCGAAGGCTCTGGCTCGTTCGAAGCCGCGGTCGGAGCGCCCGACGGCACGGCAGTCGCTCTCCCGACCGTCCAGCGTCTGCTCTGCGGCGGCACCCAGACGCCGATACTGCTCTCGTCCACCGGCCAGCCGCTCGATGTCGGTCGGTCGCAGCGACTGTTCACCGCTCGCCAGCGAGTCGCCCTCGCCGCTCGCGACGGCGGGTGCCGTTGGCCGGGGTGCGAACGCCCACCCTCATGGTGTGAGGCACATCACATTGACGAATGGTTGCGTGACGAAGGGCGAACCGATGTCGATGTCGGAGTGCTGCTCTGTCGACATCACCACCTGCTGCTGCACGATCAAGGGTGGCGCGTCGTCAAGGCCACGCCGCAGTCAGGTGTTGTGCAGTCAGGCGTCGTGCAGCCAGGATTCGACCTCGTGCCGCCGACGATCGTCGACCCAGAACAACGACCTCGCAGCTTGCCCAGCCGAAGTCGAGAGTGGCAGCGCGCGCTCGCAAGCTAG
- a CDS encoding endonuclease/exonuclease/phosphatase family protein yields the protein MIRRFLAAVIVVGVAAALLVIAWPNLFGVSSAPIVAQLVSVRALSAVLALIGAFTLALIAMLWPAARRFLAALALVSVIFAGINVAVLSVRGFGDESFPTRAPAELAVLSWNTLGDAPGAERIAELIIAEEADIVVLPETSRDAAVAIAELTRREGRAMWVYSIAFDDVSKARSTSVLVSAALGQHQIDHEGGNTSVLPSVVLRPLDPSGITIVGVHPVAPLPHQLENWRADLRWLDSICRGERVIMAGDFNATPDHFRPVDPAAGTAGLGFGECLSAGLLTGNGAVGTWPTRLPPLLGAPIDHIMVTPDIAVTGMRVITTHDGDGSDHRPIVARVILN from the coding sequence ATGATCCGCCGCTTTCTCGCCGCCGTGATCGTCGTCGGCGTCGCAGCGGCGCTGCTCGTCATCGCGTGGCCCAACCTGTTCGGAGTCTCGAGCGCGCCCATCGTCGCGCAGCTCGTCTCGGTGCGTGCGCTCAGCGCCGTGCTCGCGCTCATCGGCGCCTTCACGCTCGCCCTCATCGCCATGCTGTGGCCGGCCGCGCGGCGCTTTCTGGCCGCGCTCGCACTCGTCTCGGTCATCTTCGCGGGCATCAACGTCGCCGTGCTGTCGGTGCGGGGCTTCGGCGACGAATCGTTTCCGACCCGAGCGCCCGCCGAGCTCGCCGTGCTGTCGTGGAACACCCTTGGTGATGCCCCCGGCGCAGAGCGCATCGCCGAACTGATCATCGCCGAAGAGGCCGACATCGTCGTGCTGCCCGAGACCAGTCGAGACGCCGCCGTGGCGATCGCCGAGCTCACGCGGCGCGAGGGCCGCGCCATGTGGGTCTACTCGATCGCGTTCGATGATGTATCGAAGGCGCGGTCGACGAGCGTGCTCGTCTCGGCGGCCCTCGGGCAGCATCAGATCGACCACGAGGGCGGCAACACCTCGGTGCTGCCGAGCGTCGTGCTGCGGCCGCTCGACCCGTCGGGCATCACGATCGTCGGAGTGCATCCCGTCGCCCCCCTGCCCCACCAGCTCGAGAATTGGCGGGCCGATCTTCGCTGGCTCGACAGCATCTGCCGGGGCGAGCGCGTGATCATGGCGGGCGACTTCAACGCGACACCCGACCACTTTCGCCCCGTCGACCCCGCGGCGGGCACTGCTGGCCTCGGCTTCGGTGAGTGCCTGAGCGCCGGCCTGCTCACCGGCAACGGCGCCGTCGGCACCTGGCCCACCCGGTTGCCGCCCCTGCTCGGCGCGCCCATCGACCACATCATGGTGACGCCCGACATCGCGGTGACCGGCATGCGCGTCATCACGACGCACGACGGCGACGGCAGCGACCACCGGCCGATCGTCGCGCGCGTCATTCTGAACTGA
- the mgtE gene encoding magnesium transporter, producing the protein MLADSDVRHAEQWLADRAPHEIADEITRLKPVPAALAWRLLPKGRALDVFEELDSTQQQAILEGLRDHAFAELLEEMDPDDRARLLGEAPAGFVRRVLAGLSTGERAMTAQLLGYPADSVGRYMSPEVVVVSVDATVGQALARIRERAADSETIDIVALVDGSRQYRGTVDLKHIVLAAEGDPIVSLARDDYPTIRVTDEAEAAARLIQETNLLALVVVDSEERVVGVLTIDDALEVIEQADSEDIARQAAVLPSGGHYFSSSVWRLARLRVVWLLVLIFAAALTVSVLQFFESSLEQVTALALFIPLLVGTGGNVGAQAATAAVRAIALGEVRTGDLMRVAWREARVGLLLGITLGIIALGVGSLVVGPPVAITVGLSVIAVCIWAATVGGLMPILARALKIDPAVISAPLVTTLVDATGLVIYFLIAGAVLGL; encoded by the coding sequence ATGCTCGCTGACAGCGACGTTCGTCACGCGGAGCAGTGGCTCGCCGATCGCGCCCCTCACGAGATCGCTGACGAGATCACGCGACTCAAGCCCGTGCCCGCGGCCCTCGCGTGGAGGCTGCTGCCGAAGGGCCGCGCCCTCGACGTGTTCGAAGAGCTCGACAGCACGCAGCAGCAGGCGATTCTGGAGGGTTTGCGCGACCACGCCTTTGCCGAACTGCTCGAAGAGATGGACCCTGACGACCGCGCACGCCTGCTCGGTGAGGCGCCAGCAGGCTTTGTGCGCAGGGTGCTCGCCGGCTTGAGCACGGGGGAGCGCGCCATGACGGCGCAGCTTCTGGGCTACCCGGCCGACTCGGTCGGGCGGTACATGAGCCCTGAAGTGGTGGTCGTTTCTGTCGACGCAACAGTGGGCCAGGCCTTGGCGCGCATCCGGGAGCGCGCGGCCGATTCTGAGACGATCGACATCGTCGCCCTCGTCGACGGGTCTCGGCAGTATCGCGGAACAGTCGATCTGAAGCACATCGTTCTCGCGGCCGAGGGCGACCCCATCGTCTCTCTCGCGCGTGACGACTACCCGACGATTCGTGTTACTGACGAGGCCGAGGCGGCAGCGCGACTCATTCAGGAGACGAACCTGCTCGCGCTCGTCGTCGTCGACAGCGAAGAGCGCGTCGTCGGCGTGCTCACGATCGACGACGCACTCGAAGTGATCGAGCAGGCCGACTCTGAAGACATCGCTCGTCAGGCCGCCGTGCTGCCTTCGGGCGGTCACTACTTCTCGTCGAGCGTGTGGCGGCTCGCTCGACTTCGTGTGGTGTGGCTGCTGGTGCTGATCTTCGCGGCAGCGCTCACCGTGTCGGTGCTGCAGTTCTTCGAGAGCTCGCTCGAGCAGGTGACTGCTCTCGCGCTGTTCATTCCGCTGCTGGTGGGCACGGGCGGCAACGTCGGAGCCCAGGCGGCGACGGCGGCGGTGCGGGCGATCGCGCTCGGAGAGGTGCGCACCGGAGACCTCATGCGTGTCGCGTGGCGCGAGGCTCGGGTGGGTCTGCTGCTCGGTATCACCCTCGGCATCATCGCCCTCGGGGTCGGCTCACTCGTCGTCGGGCCCCCCGTGGCGATCACGGTGGGACTCTCGGTGATCGCCGTCTGCATCTGGGCTGCCACGGTCGGAGGGTTGATGCCGATTCTGGCGCGAGCCCTGAAGATCGACCCTGCGGTGATCTCGGCACCACTCGTGACCACGCTCGTCGATGCAACGGGGCTCGTCATCTACTTCCTCATCGCAGGAGCAGTGCTCGGCCTCTGA
- a CDS encoding DHA2 family efflux MFS transporter permease subunit, giving the protein MPAPSASTDESLNPSTIPASTKLVIGLLLGSTFVVILNETLMGVAIPTLIDSLGITASLAQWLTTAFMLTLAVVIPITGYLLQRFQTRPMFLLAMSLFTLGTVIGAIAPGFEVLLLARVVQAAGTGIIFPLLFTTVFGLVPADRRGRVVGLISTVIAVAPALGPSVSGLILSFADWRWLFITMIPLSVASLVIGAIRVVNVGEPRPGRLDVLSVLLSIPGFGGLVFGLAQLGEAGREAEGDVAEATTAALTALAIGLVALGLFVWRQLVLQRTDAALLDLRTFAQRQFAMSIAIVMVAAMALFGAIILIPLFVQDVMGATALISGLIILPGALLQGLLAPWIGRRYDAVGPRSLVLPGAVLLTVSMWGMAMLTATTPLWLIAAANIGLSLGLALLFTPLLTNGLSALPPQLNSHGSAIVGTVQQVAGAAGIALFISVAAAFGGADPTEASVTEEGVRAAFTVGAIIATFTIPAVLFVRRTPTTTPEPHGDDSPAAAAH; this is encoded by the coding sequence ATGCCTGCACCCTCTGCCAGCACCGATGAGTCGCTGAACCCCTCCACCATTCCTGCGTCGACGAAGCTCGTCATCGGGCTGCTGCTCGGCTCGACGTTCGTCGTCATCCTGAACGAGACGCTCATGGGCGTCGCGATTCCGACCCTCATCGACTCGCTCGGCATCACGGCCTCGCTCGCGCAGTGGCTGACGACGGCGTTCATGCTGACCCTCGCGGTCGTGATTCCGATCACGGGCTACCTGCTGCAGCGCTTTCAGACCCGGCCCATGTTTTTGCTCGCGATGAGCCTGTTCACGCTCGGCACGGTCATCGGCGCGATCGCCCCCGGATTCGAGGTGCTGCTGCTCGCGCGCGTCGTGCAGGCCGCCGGCACCGGCATCATCTTTCCGCTGCTGTTCACGACCGTCTTCGGCCTCGTGCCCGCCGATCGCCGAGGCCGCGTGGTGGGGCTCATCTCGACCGTCATCGCCGTCGCGCCCGCACTCGGACCGAGCGTGTCTGGCCTCATTCTGAGTTTCGCCGACTGGCGCTGGCTGTTCATCACCATGATTCCGCTCTCGGTCGCCTCGCTCGTCATCGGGGCGATTCGCGTCGTCAACGTGGGCGAGCCTCGCCCCGGCCGACTGGATGTTCTCTCTGTGCTGCTCTCCATCCCCGGTTTCGGCGGCCTCGTGTTCGGGCTCGCGCAACTCGGCGAGGCGGGCCGCGAAGCTGAAGGCGATGTGGCGGAGGCGACCACGGCGGCCCTCACCGCGCTCGCCATCGGGCTCGTGGCGCTCGGGCTCTTCGTCTGGCGTCAGCTCGTGCTGCAGCGCACCGACGCAGCCCTGCTCGACCTGCGCACCTTCGCCCAGCGGCAGTTCGCCATGTCGATCGCCATCGTCATGGTCGCGGCCATGGCGCTGTTCGGCGCCATCATTCTCATTCCGCTGTTCGTGCAAGACGTCATGGGTGCCACGGCGCTCATCTCGGGGCTCATCATCTTGCCCGGCGCGCTGCTGCAGGGGCTGCTCGCCCCGTGGATCGGCCGTCGCTACGACGCCGTCGGCCCGCGCTCGCTCGTGCTGCCCGGCGCGGTGCTGCTCACCGTGTCGATGTGGGGCATGGCGATGCTGACCGCCACGACCCCGCTGTGGCTCATCGCCGCCGCCAACATCGGGCTGAGCCTGGGCCTCGCGCTGCTCTTCACCCCGCTGCTCACGAACGGGCTCTCGGCGCTGCCCCCGCAGCTCAACTCGCACGGCAGCGCCATCGTCGGCACCGTGCAGCAGGTGGCCGGTGCTGCGGGCATCGCCCTCTTCATCTCGGTCGCCGCGGCGTTCGGCGGCGCCGACCCCACCGAGGCCTCCGTCACCGAAGAGGGGGTGCGCGCCGCCTTCACCGTCGGCGCCATCATCGCCACCTTCACGATTCCGGCCGTGCTGTTCGTGCGTCGCACGCCGACGACGACCCCCGAGCCGCACGGGGACGACTCACCCGCGGCGGCGGCGCACTAG
- a CDS encoding PHP domain-containing protein, whose amino-acid sequence MPRGPIDLHTHSSVSDGTETPTQLIRAALAAGLDTVAITDHDSTAGWNEAITAAEGTGLQVIRGIELSTRHEWRSVHLLGYLFDPNDAELVAETGRTRDDRLGRAERMVARLAEDFDITWDDVLAQSGGVTIGRPHIADALVARGVVANRSAAFESILHFSGGYYLPHEAPTVLDGVRMITAAGGAAVLAHPATRGREAVVDERSLARLVEAGLVGLEVGHRENTPEGRERLLELAAEFDLVTTGSSDYHGEGKPNRLAENTTTPEALDRIIAATSGVEPVRS is encoded by the coding sequence ATGCCCCGTGGCCCGATCGACCTGCACACCCACAGCAGTGTCAGCGACGGCACCGAGACCCCCACCCAGTTGATCAGGGCGGCGCTCGCCGCGGGGCTCGACACCGTCGCGATCACCGACCACGATTCGACTGCGGGGTGGAACGAAGCGATCACGGCCGCCGAGGGCACGGGTCTGCAGGTGATCCGCGGCATCGAGTTGAGCACGCGCCACGAGTGGCGCAGCGTGCACCTGCTGGGCTACCTCTTCGACCCGAACGACGCCGAGCTCGTCGCCGAGACGGGTCGCACTCGAGACGACCGTCTGGGTCGCGCCGAGCGCATGGTGGCGCGACTGGCTGAAGACTTCGACATCACCTGGGATGACGTGCTCGCCCAGAGCGGGGGAGTCACGATCGGCCGCCCCCACATCGCCGACGCCCTCGTCGCGCGCGGCGTGGTCGCCAATCGCAGTGCGGCTTTCGAATCGATTCTGCACTTCAGTGGCGGCTACTACTTGCCTCACGAGGCCCCCACCGTTCTTGACGGTGTGCGGATGATCACCGCAGCAGGCGGCGCCGCCGTACTCGCTCATCCCGCCACCCGCGGCCGCGAGGCCGTCGTCGATGAGCGGTCGCTCGCCCGCCTGGTCGAGGCCGGACTCGTCGGCCTCGAGGTCGGCCACCGCGAGAACACACCTGAGGGGCGTGAGCGGTTGCTCGAACTCGCCGCCGAGTTCGACCTGGTCACGACCGGGTCGAGCGACTATCACGGCGAGGGCAAGCCCAACCGCCTGGCCGAGAACACGACGACGCCCGAAGCTCTCGATCGCATCATCGCCGCGACGAGCGGGGTCGAGCCGGTGAGGTCGTAG
- a CDS encoding general stress protein, producing MSNQGLFARRGNAPLTVPRGDVLGEYATYPEAQQVVDRLAKADFAVKGLVIVGSDLTTVERVTGRLSYARAALTGAGSGAWLGLFFGLLLFLFSPVPEFSLILAATLIGAGFGMTFGIASYAINRRRRDFSSTHQVLAGSYRIIIDPSQTAKARQALAGGAVWPHADAATPSGSAASSDGAASSDGAASSDGATSSDGATSSGGATPSDGATPSDSVASSHDPSSSGDESSATTPVRGDEAGEAQNASGRS from the coding sequence GTGAGCAATCAGGGTCTCTTCGCACGGCGTGGCAACGCGCCGCTGACGGTTCCGCGCGGCGACGTGCTGGGTGAATACGCCACCTATCCCGAGGCGCAGCAGGTCGTCGATCGGCTCGCGAAGGCAGACTTCGCCGTGAAGGGCCTGGTGATCGTCGGCAGCGACTTGACCACCGTCGAACGGGTGACCGGGCGGCTCAGCTATGCGCGCGCGGCGCTCACCGGTGCGGGCAGTGGTGCCTGGTTGGGGCTGTTCTTCGGGCTGCTGCTCTTTCTCTTCTCGCCGGTGCCCGAGTTCTCGCTGATTCTCGCGGCGACCCTCATCGGCGCCGGTTTCGGCATGACGTTCGGCATTGCGTCGTATGCGATCAACCGTCGTCGTCGTGACTTCTCGTCGACGCATCAGGTGCTCGCGGGCAGCTATCGCATCATCATCGACCCGAGCCAGACGGCGAAGGCGCGTCAGGCGCTCGCTGGTGGGGCGGTCTGGCCGCACGCAGATGCGGCGACGCCGTCCGGCAGTGCCGCGTCTTCCGACGGTGCCGCGTCTTCCGACGGTGCCGCGTCTTCCGACGGTGCCACGTCTTCCGACGGTGCCACGTCTTCCGGCGGTGCCACGCCTTCCGACGGTGCCACGCCTTCCGACAGTGTTGCCTCTTCGCACGACCCCTCCTCGTCAGGCGACGAGTCTTCGGCCACCACCCCGGTGCGCGGCGACGAGGCGGGTGAGGCGCAGAACGCTTCGGGGCGATCATGA
- a CDS encoding helix-turn-helix domain-containing protein — protein sequence MSVVVVGETLRELRRDAGMSQRALAVRSGVPQPNIAAYESGRRRPAPETSARLLAALMVPDLARLRSARDDILRAAERRRLSDVRVFGSVARGDAEVGSDVDLLVHPAADASLFDLAGFMAEVEDLLGVTVDVVSDRGTGPAMQRIRAEAVAL from the coding sequence ATGAGTGTCGTGGTGGTGGGCGAGACGCTGCGAGAGCTTCGACGAGACGCGGGAATGTCGCAGCGTGCGCTGGCCGTTCGGTCGGGAGTGCCGCAACCGAACATCGCCGCCTACGAGAGCGGCCGCCGACGGCCGGCGCCCGAGACGTCTGCGCGGCTGCTGGCAGCTCTGATGGTTCCCGATCTTGCTCGGCTTCGCTCTGCACGCGACGACATACTGCGTGCTGCCGAACGACGGCGCTTGAGCGATGTTCGCGTGTTCGGTTCGGTGGCGCGCGGCGATGCTGAGGTGGGCTCTGACGTCGATCTGCTGGTTCACCCCGCTGCCGACGCGTCGCTCTTCGATCTCGCCGGATTCATGGCCGAGGTCGAAGACCTGTTGGGAGTCACGGTCGACGTGGTCTCAGACCGCGGAACAGGCCCCGCCATGCAGCGCATCCGTGCCGAGGCAGTCGCGCTGTGA
- a CDS encoding aminopeptidase P family protein produces MADRTATTPAASTDAPRATENRSTTPASDTFKTYISGQWAERPDAGVSERPAARFAAARRSRLSQLYPGVRLILPAGPAKQRSNDTDYAYRAHSAFAHLTGWGSHAVAGSVLVLEPVGDTHEATLYFREAAGRDADEFYANPEIGEFWTGRRPSLGNVAIDLGVATAGLDELDSLLSRLDSGLPGETLIVREADRALTDRLDAARLLTDALDDVDTARDTELARDLSELRLVKDEHEIAELRQAVDATRLGFDDIIADLPAITAHPRGERLVEGTFNRRARAEGNTVGYDTIAASGPHACILHWTRNDGPVVPGDLILIDAGVELDSYYTADITRTLPVSGRFSEVQRQVYEAVREAADAAFAVVRPGIRFREIHAAAMQVIAHKTAEWGFLPVTAAESLAPDAGYHRRYMVHGTSHHLGLDVHDCGQARREFYMDGIVEAGMVFTIEPGLYFQPDDLTVPAEFRGIGVRIEDNILVTESGAENLSAGIPRTADEVEGWMLARG; encoded by the coding sequence ATGGCTGACCGCACTGCGACTACACCTGCTGCATCGACGGATGCTCCGCGCGCGACCGAGAACCGTTCGACGACTCCGGCGAGCGACACGTTCAAGACCTACATCTCGGGCCAGTGGGCCGAGCGCCCCGATGCGGGGGTGTCAGAACGGCCTGCGGCGCGATTCGCTGCGGCGCGGCGGTCGCGACTGTCGCAGCTGTACCCGGGAGTGCGACTCATCCTGCCCGCGGGGCCGGCGAAGCAGCGCTCGAACGACACCGACTACGCCTACCGCGCGCACTCGGCGTTCGCGCATCTCACGGGCTGGGGTTCGCACGCCGTCGCCGGCAGTGTGCTCGTGCTCGAACCGGTCGGCGACACGCATGAGGCGACACTGTACTTTCGCGAAGCTGCGGGCCGCGACGCGGACGAGTTCTACGCCAACCCTGAGATCGGCGAGTTCTGGACGGGTCGGCGACCCTCGCTCGGCAACGTCGCCATCGACCTCGGCGTGGCGACGGCGGGCCTCGACGAGCTCGACTCGCTGCTGAGCCGCCTCGACTCTGGGCTGCCGGGCGAGACCCTCATCGTGCGCGAAGCAGACCGCGCGCTCACCGACCGTCTCGACGCGGCGCGACTGCTGACGGATGCTCTCGACGATGTCGACACCGCGCGCGACACCGAACTGGCTCGAGACCTCAGCGAGCTGCGGCTCGTGAAAGACGAGCACGAGATCGCCGAACTGCGTCAGGCCGTCGACGCGACGCGGCTCGGGTTCGACGACATCATCGCCGACCTGCCCGCCATCACCGCGCACCCCCGTGGCGAGCGTCTCGTCGAAGGAACCTTCAACCGGCGCGCGCGAGCAGAGGGCAACACGGTCGGCTACGACACGATCGCCGCGAGCGGCCCCCACGCGTGCATCCTGCACTGGACCCGCAACGACGGCCCGGTCGTGCCCGGCGACCTCATTCTCATCGACGCGGGCGTCGAGCTCGACAGCTACTACACGGCCGACATCACCCGCACCCTGCCCGTCTCGGGTCGGTTCAGCGAGGTGCAGCGGCAGGTGTACGAGGCCGTGCGCGAGGCGGCAGACGCGGCGTTCGCGGTGGTTCGGCCGGGCATCCGGTTCAGAGAGATTCACGCGGCGGCGATGCAGGTGATCGCGCACAAGACGGCCGAATGGGGCTTCTTGCCGGTCACGGCGGCCGAGAGCCTCGCGCCAGACGCGGGCTATCACCGCCGCTACATGGTGCACGGAACCTCGCACCACCTCGGCCTCGACGTGCACGACTGCGGGCAGGCGCGACGCGAGTTCTACATGGACGGCATCGTCGAAGCCGGCATGGTGTTCACGATCGAGCCCGGGCTCTATTTTCAGCCAGACGACCTCACCGTGCCGGCCGAGTTCCGGGGCATCGGCGTGCGCATCGAAGACAACATTCTGGTCACCGAGTCGGGGGCCGAGAACCTGTCGGCCGGCATTCCGCGCACGGCTGACGAGGTAGAGGGGTGGATGCTCGCGCGCGGTTGA